One Triticum dicoccoides isolate Atlit2015 ecotype Zavitan chromosome 3B, WEW_v2.0, whole genome shotgun sequence genomic window, TCAATGATGAGGACTGGAAATCATTTTACCGGGCAGTGACATCCATAAGCACAGAAAGTAAGGTTATAATCATTAGTAGGATGGAAAGTTTGACTAGATATGGTACTGTGAAGCCAATTCACCTAAGTAGATTACCAGATGAGGAGTACAGCTACCTCTTTAAGGCACTAGCATTTGGAAGTGCCCACAGTGAGGACCACCCAAAGCTGACACTGTTAGCAGGAGAGTTCATCAAATTGTTGGACGGGTCATTTGTGGCAGCATATTCACTTACCAATGGGTTGAGGACAAATCTAAGCCTTCAGTTCTGGCTCTCCATGTTGAAGAGATACAAGAATGTGACAAAGAACAACTTGTCAATGTTTGGTGAGCATCCATCAGACCGTTTCAAAAAACGATGTGCAGTAGACTTCACCAACTTTCTTCCCTCTCCTGCTGCTCCACTACACCTTATGCCTCCTCGAACTGAAGCCAGGAAACTACCTAAGATAAGGATTGGAGAGATCATTGAGAATTCCTCCCTTCGTCCTAAGGGTGACTTTGTATTAGTGACATGGGAATCACAGATACCTCCTTATACCGAGTTCAGTTACCATGTCCCGTATTGTGCTCAACAGCAGCCTAAAACAACCTTGCGGAGGAAGCGTGAAGCTATTATTTCTCTCTAGTGTTCTTTTCTTTCATATTATAGCCAAACTTGTGGAGTTTATTTTATGTTTTACTTCTTACAGTTGTGAATCAAGAACTACTCGATGTATTATCACTATAAGTACTGATTACGATTGTCAAGTTAAAGTGTGTGTTGCATGCATGTTTGCAATTCTTTAAGAAGCTTAAACTGCCTAGTTCTTTGGATATATGCAGGGGAAACAATTTGACAAAATTACAGTCTAATTTATCAAAGTAAAGTCATTGTCAGTGGAGGTTAAAAACACTAAATTCCAATCAAACTTAATTTTCTAGAGTAAATTGCAATTCACACCAGATAACTTGCCACTTGTTCCAGTTGAGAATTGTGATAGATCCTGAAGAATCAGTGGTGCAGAAGTGAAATGCTACACCAGCTGAACTGAAAGTTCAGAACGACTTGTAACCTACTAATATGTGGTGAAAAGCCTTGTTCAGAATGGCGCTAGATACTTGTTCAAAACAAGCAAGCCACATAGAGAGTTTTACACTGAAAATGATAATTCCATGATCTAGTTTGTGGTATGATCAAAGGCCAAAACAAAGGACAATGCAAAATGAAGCTCACCTCAGATTTATTCCAGTCTCAGCGGAAGCCTACAAATCATCATTAGTTGGGCCTTCTAAGCGATCAACAAGGCCGGGCGAGGAGAGTCTTGACGCCTGATCAATCAAAAAATACCACAATGTACCCTAAAAAACCACAACAACGACAACAATGGCTTATGTCAGTCTTAGTTATTACAGAAAATGCAGCAAAGGTGTGACAGCAAACTAATGTTCCAAGTATGGATAAATGGATCAAACCTAATACAAGGTACGAAattcctttgaaccaaagaggCCCTAAACTCTTTATTCTTTACAGTACTATTTACAGTTTACATTAATAGTGTACATGGGGACATCAGCTTTCGAAACCATATTAATTTACACTTCAAGAATAAGATCTAGTCGTTATGGTATTCAAAACTTTGTATAGAAACGAATCATCTATTGCACCCTGATGCCATCTCTTGTCCTGGGAAAATTCACCTCCAGGAAATGTTGCTGTGCTGATCAATTCATTCCTATTAACTCTTGCAGGCATTTCAAGTTCTGCTCTGTGAGCTCGGTAATTGTAGCTCACACAACACATCCCATCTGGCCAGCGCGCAACCTGAAAACCCAAGGATCTTCCCAGGCACATGCAGATCCATCATATGCACATCATTTCAATGCCCCTTTCATCTTGTTCTCAATTTTGTAATCATGCTGGCCTGCAAACCGTTGGAGCTGGTCATACCCAGCAAGAACTCCAGCTCCTGCCATTCCCGAGAGGATATTTGCACCGACCCCTCTGAATAGAGTGAAGAACCCTTCGGTGGAAACTATCTGTTTTACGGCATGGAAGGCACTCCTGTATTTGAATGGCTGCCCTGAAGTTAACATCATTCTTCGTCGGAGTGTATCAAATGGGTAGGCGCAGGCCCCGGAGAATGTAGTTATTGTCCATCCCAAGGCAAAACTGGCCAGGAAATTTCCCTGCAAAAGCATCCAATAATAATTGTGTCAAACTGGTCTTCTGGAACCTCATCTGTGAGATGCAGATTACACAGGAATGACGGTACCTCCAGTGGCCCTACTAGTACAATAGGTTTCATGGTGTCGTAGATGCCAAAATAAAGACCCCGATATAGAGTGATACCCACAATAGACACACTGAAGCCTCGGTACAATCCACGAATGCCATCAGTTGAAAGTGTCTTCTTGTAGACATCTAGCAACCCCCTGAACTGACGTTTGTTAGCTCGGGATTCAATCGCGTCAGTGGCTAGCCGCGTCCGTGCATAATCCAGATGGTATAGCAGGGATGATGTTGTGGCTCCTGCAGCACTGCCACATGCTACATTTCCAGCTAGCCATTTCCATTTCCTGTCTTTCTCCTTGTCATAGCCGAAGAAGCTCTTGAAGTAGCCTTTGAATGCAAAGTTGCAGGCCTGCACAGAAGGTGCACAAGTGAGGTTTCATTCCATTTTTTAACAGGAAAGTTTTCGATGACAGCAGAGTGTTTCCTCACATCAACAAGTTAAGGGTGTATACATGTACTCTGAGTCATGTTTGATAGTTCAACATGAAATGGGATGTGGTTCTCACTCTTAGCTATTAAACAAAACCTGCAGAAATAATTGTGACAGCAGGAGCATAAGTTCTTTCTGCAATAGTAAACTATCCGCACACTAGCTATTTTTCTAATGCAATTATGTACAGCATCCATCAGAATCCCTGGTTGGTACACGTGCCGAGGGTATAAACATGGTGCTCAGGGTCATGTTTGATGGTTCAGCATGAAAGGGAACAGAGTTCTCACTCTTAGCTATTTCACAAAACCTGCAGAAAATAATTGTAACAGTGGAAGCATAAGTTTGTTCTGTGATAGACACCTGTTATCTTCCATTACCAGGAATATGCTATAGATATTTGGCGATTGGTTATACAGAAAAGAGATAACAGTATTCCACCAAGTACGATTCAGCTGCATAACCATTATGACACCAGTGCGTGCCTTTGTGGTGTGAGTGTGGAGCCTTGATTATTCATATTGCGAGGGGTGGAATGATTTTGTATCATTTTGAAGACACGACGACGCCTCTGTTTTTTCGTGATAAATCTGGCAGTGCTCTTCACACATGACCCATCAGATTCTGAGCCATTCCTGCTTTCCCTGTGCCAGATATAAAATTATAACTGGCCTTATGAAAGCGAAAGACACTACAGATTCTGTGGTGAGAAAAAGTTGAGAGCTACCAGCCAGTCAGACAACACCTCACTACCTCAGAGCCGTGAGCAAGTTTGAGGGCCACACAAAATACGTGTGGGTGCAGCGAATTACTAAACAAATACGCCTCACCCGATCCACTGCCTCAGCACATTTCTACACTAAATCAATGACTAAAACTAGATTGTTCGATGCACAAGTAGGATTGCGTTGCTTGTTAATTCTGCTGCTGGAGCCTGCCTGAATGCAGGCATGGCACGTATCATGATTCAGAGAGTCCGTTAATCAGAAGGGTGGATTCGTCAGTCGAGAATGTGGATGGATCAAGGGGGGGATgaagggggggagggggggctgaCCTGGGTGGGGAAGTACCGGATGACGTTCGCCTGGTTCCCACGCCAGAGCGCGGCGGCGCCCTCCTCGCGGAGGACGCTGGCGAAGGCGTCGGCGATCCCGCGGTAGGGCCGCGTGAGGGCGCCCCGGCGCAGCATCTCGGCCTGGTTCTGCAGCAGCAGCTTGACGCGCTCCACCGGCGCCGCCCCCGTCttggccaccaccgccgccgcgccgcccatgGCGAAGTCCGCGGCGACCCTGGTGGGCGACCGGAGGCGATGCGGGTGCGGGCGGGCGTCGGCGGCGGCCATTGGTGGCGGAGCGGCGCCGCGGGCGAGAGTTGGTGGTGGTGCGCGGCGTGGGGGATTTCCATGGCCTCATTTTTTTGTGATTATAATCGAAGGCCGGGACGAAGAAAAGAACAAAACGATGCTCGCATGTAGTTAACTGGGCCTTCTTCCATGTGGGCTTCTGGGCTTTGCCCAAGTGATAGCGGCCGAAAGACGAGAGCCCGGCGCCTAGAATGGGCTCCCTTATACCC contains:
- the LOC119274432 gene encoding ADP,ATP carrier protein ER-ANT1-like produces the protein MAAADARPHPHRLRSPTRVAADFAMGGAAAVVAKTGAAPVERVKLLLQNQAEMLRRGALTRPYRGIADAFASVLREEGAAALWRGNQANVIRYFPTQACNFAFKGYFKSFFGYDKEKDRKWKWLAGNVACGSAAGATTSSLLYHLDYARTRLATDAIESRANKRQFRGLLDVYKKTLSTDGIRGLYRGFSVSIVGITLYRGLYFGIYDTMKPIVLVGPLEGNFLASFALGWTITTFSGACAYPFDTLRRRMMLTSGQPFKYRSAFHAVKQIVSTEGFFTLFRGVGANILSGMAGAGVLAGYDQLQRFAGQHDYKIENKMKGALK